Within Xanthomonas theicola, the genomic segment GGTGTCCAACGAGCTCAACGGCGAGCGCGTGGACATCGTGCTGTGGAACGACAACCCGGCCAACTTCGTCATCAACGCGATGGCGCCGGCCGAGGTGCAGTCGATCATCGTCGACGAAGAGAAGCACGCGATGGACCTGGCGGTGGCCGAAGACCGCCTGGCCCAGGCGATCGGCAAGGGCGGCCAGAACGTGCGTCTGGCCAGCCGCCTGACCGGCTGGCAGCTCAATGTGATGACCGCCGAGCAGGTCGCGGCCAAGTCCGAGGCCGAGCAGTCCGTCGCCCGCCAGCTGTTCATGGACAAGCTGGAAGTGGACGAGGAGATCGCCGCGATCCTGGTCGCCGAGGGCTTCAACTCGGTCGAGGAGATCGCCTACGTGCCGGTCGGCGAGCTGCTGGCGGTGGAAGGCTTCGACGAGGACATCGTCGAGGAACTGCGCGCGCGCGCGCGCGATGCGCTGCTCAACGAGGCGCTGGCCGCCGAGGAAAGCGACGACAGCGGCGTGCCGGCGGCGGACCTGTTGTCGTTGGACGGCATGGACGAGGCCACCGCCTACGCGCTGGCCGGCCATGGCGTGCGCACCAGCGAGGACCTGTCGGATCTGGCAGCCGACGAAATCCTCGAGTTCGGCATCGAGGACCTGGACCAGGAGCGCGCCGCTGCGCTCATCCTGGCCGCCCGTGCCGAGGAGATCGCCCGGTTGGAGCGCGGCGAATGAGTCGGCGATGAATGCCGCCCTGACCCGATCAGGGCTTAGAATCCGCGCTACCTTCGCTCGCGGCGAGGGGGCGCCAACCAGATCATAGGATCCGAATGTCGCAGCAAACCACCATCCGCAAGCTGGCCGAACTGGTGAACACGCCGGTCGATAAACTGCTGGTTCAACTGGCCGAGGCCGGGATGAAGTTCAGCGGTCCCGACCAGGTCGTGACCAGCACCGAAAAGATGAAGCTGCTCGGCTTCCTGCGCCGTACCCACGGCAAGACCGACAAGCCGGTCGAGGAAGAAGCCCAGGCCGCGCCGAAGAAGATCACCCTGAACCGGCGCAAGCTGCAGGAAGTGACGGTCAGCGCCGGTCGCAGCAAGACCACGGTCAACGTCGAGGTGCGGCAGAAGCGCACCTACTTGAAGACGGCCGAGGATCTGGCCGCCGAGCGCGCGGGCACGGCGTCGGGCGGACGGGTGGATGACGAGCGCGCCGAGATCCTGCGCAAGCTGGAGCAATCCAAGCAGCGCAATCTGGCCGAGCAGCAGAAGCTGGCCGAGCAGGACCGCGCGCGCGCCGAGGAAATCGAGCGCAAGCGCAAGTCCGAGCAGGACGCGCGCGATCGCGTGGAAGCCGAGCGCAAGGCCGTGCAGGTCGCGGCGGAAGCCGAGTCGGCGCCGCCGGCCACGGCCGGCGCCAGCCAGCACGCGGGCGCCGCGGCGCCGCGGCTGCCGCGCCCGGCCACCGCGCCGCACCATCCGCCCAAGCCGGCCGCGCCGCGCAGCGACGACCGCAACGCCGGCAACAAGCACAAGACCCGCGGCTCGCACGTGATGGTCGCCGGGGTCGAGGACGACGACAGCACCAGCCGCTTCGCCGGCCAGTTGCACCTGTCCGCGGCCGATCGCGCGCGCCGTTCCAACGTGCGCGGCAAGCCGCGCGGCGGCGCCAGCGGCGGCCGCCGTCAGGCCGAACCGGCGCGCAGCGGCGGCGGCGCGCACGGCTTCGAGCGCCCGACCGCGCCGGTGGTGCGCGACGTGGCGATCGGCGACACGATCACCGTGGCCGACCTGGCGCAGAAGCTCGCGCTGAAGGGCGGCGACGTGGTCAAGGCGCTGTTCAAGATGGGCGTGATGGCCACCATCACCCAGTCCATCGACCACGACACCGCGGCGCTGATCACCGAGGAACTGGGCCACAAGCCGGTGCGCGCGGGCAGCGCCGACGCCGAGGACGCGCTGCTGGCGCACACCGAGGACACGCAGGGCGAGAAGCGCCCGCGTCCGCCGGTGGTCACCATCATGGGCCACGTCGACCACGGCAAGACCTCGCTGCTGGACTACATCCGCCGCACCAAGGTCGCCTCCGGCGAAGCCGGCGGCATCACCCAGCACATCGGCGCCTACCACGTCGAGACCGACCGCGGCGTCATCAGCTTCCTGGACACCCCGGGCCATGCGGCCTTCACCTCGATGCGCGCGCGCGGCGCCAAGCTCACCGACATCGTGGTGCTGGTGGTGGCGGCCGACGACGGCGTGATGCCGCAGACCATCGAGGCGGTCAAGCACGCCAAGGCGGCCGGCGTGCCGCTGATCGTGGCGGTCAACAAGATCGACAAGTCCGGCGCCGATCCGCTGCGGGTCAAGAACGAACTGCTGTCGCAGGACGTGGTCGCCGAAGAATTCGGTGGCGACACCCAGTTCGTCGAAGTCTCGGCCAAGACCGGCGCGGGCATCGACACGCTGCTCGACGCGATCTCGCTGCAGGCCGAAGTGCTGGAACTGAAGGCGGTGTTCGAGGGCCGCGCCAGCGGCGTGGTGATCGAATCCTCGCTGGACAAGGGCCGCGGCCCGGTGGCGACGGTGCTGGTGCAGCAGGGCAGCCTGAAGCGCGGCGACTACCTGGTGTGCGGCGTGCAGTACGGCCGCGTGCGTGCGCTGTTCGACGAGACCGGCGGCCAGCCGGCCGAGGCGGGTCCGTCGATCCCGGTGCAGGTATTGGGTCTGTCGGGCGTGCCGGATGCGGGCGACGATTTCGTCGTGGTCGACGACGAGCGCCTGGCCAAGGACGTGGCGCAGCAGCGCGAAGCCAAGCGCCGCGAATCGCGCCTGGTGTCCTCGGCGGGCAGCCGCATGGAAGACATCATGTCGCAGCTCGGCAAGGGCGAAGGCCAGCTGTCGCTGAACCTGGTGATCAAGGCCGACGTGCAGGGGTCGGTGGAAGCGCTGAAGCAGTCGCTGGTGGCGCTGTCCAACGAGCAGATCCGCATCAACGTGATCCACTCCGGCGTCGGCGGCATCACCGAGTCCGATGCGAACTCGGCGCTGGCGTCCAAGGCCACGGTGATCGGCTTCAACGTGCGTGCGGACGCGTCGGCGCGGCGCATCATCGAAACCAACGGCGTGGACCTGCGCTATTTCTCGATCATCTACGACGTGATCGACCAGGTGAAGCAAGTGGCCTCCGGTCTGCTCGGCGTGGAGATCCGCGAAGAGATCATCGGTACCGCCGAAGTGCGCGACGTGTTCCGCAGCTCCAAGTTCGGCGCGGTCGCCGGCTGCATGGTGGTGGAGGGCATCGTCAAGCGCAACAAGCCGATCCGCGTGCTGCGCGACAACACCGTGGTGTTCGAGGGCGAGCTGGAATCGCTGCGTCGCTTCAAGGAGAACGTCGACGAGGTGCGCAACGGTACCGAGTGCGGTATCGGCGTGAAGGCCTACAACGACGTCAAGCCGGGCGACCAGATCGAGTGCTTCGAGCGCATCGAAGTGCAGCGCACGCTGTGATAGCCGGGACCCGGGTCCCGGGTCCCGAACAGAGAGGTTCCGGACCATGGCGACAAAATCCTTCCACCGTACCGATCGTGTCTCCGCGCAGATCCGCCGCGACCTGGGCACGATCGTGCATTCGGCCGTGCGCAACCATGGCCTGCCGTCGGTCAGCGTTTCCGATGTCGAGGTCACCCGCGACCTGGCCCATGCCAAGGTGTTCGTCACCGCGTTGCTGCCGGAGCGCTCGGCCGAAGCGGTCAAGGGCCTGAAGGAACTGGCGCCGCAGTTGCGCAGCGAGCTGGCGCGGGCGATGAAGCTGCGCCACGTGCCCGAACTGCATTTTCACTACGACGATTCGGTCGACCGCGGCGAGCGCATCGACAACCTGCTGCGCGACATGCCGGAACTGCAGGAGACCGCAGACGACGACGGCGACAGCGAGCCGGCCGCGTCCAAGGGTTGAGCGGCGGCACGATGCGCAAGCATCGAGGCCGCACGCAAGCCGCATTGGCGAATGGCAAGCAGTTTTTTGCATCGATGGCCGTTCTTCGGCGTCGTCGCCTGCCGTCGTCGCATCCGCTGTCCGCTACCGTTCGGCAGCTGTATCCCAAAGCCCGGCCCGCGCCATCGCAGGCCTCACCGTCCGACTCCCGATTCGGCTTTTCCGAGTCCCGAGTCCCCGGTCCCGGTCCCGATTCCGATTCCGATTGCCCCCCATGCCCGTGTTCGGCCCCCGCCTGCCCCGTATTTCCTTCCGCCGCCTCGACGGCATCGTATTGCTCGACAAGCCGGCCGGCATGAGTTCCAACGCGGCGCTGCAAGCGGCGCGGCGGCTGTTCCGCGCGGAGAAGGGCGGCCATACCGGCAGTCTGGACCCGCTGGCCACCGGCCTGCTGCCGCTGTGCTTCGGCGAGGCGACCAAGCTGGCCGGGTTGCTGCTGGGCTCGGCCAAGGCCTACGAGGCCGAGATCGTGCTCGGGGTCAGCACCGACAGCGACGATGCCGACGGCGCGGTGCTGCGCACCCGGCCGCTGCCGCCGATCGATGCGGCCGCGCTGCAGGCGGCGCTGGCGCCGCTGCGTGGGCGCATCCGCCAGCGCGCGCCGATCTATTCGGCGCTCAAGCAGGGTGGCGAGCCGCTGTACGCGAAGGCGCGCCGCGGCGAGGCGATCGCGGCGCCGGAGCGCGAGGTCGAGGTCCACGCCATCGACGTGCTCGCCCACGCAGGCGAACGCCTGCGCCTGCACGTGGCCTGCGGCTCCGGCACCTATGTCCGCAGCCTGGCCCGCGACCTGGGCGAGGCGCTGGGCTGCGGCGCACATATTGCCGGGCTGCGGCGGCTGTGGGTGGAACCGTTCCGGGAGCCGCAGATGGCGACCCTGGAGCAGTTGCAGCAGTTGGCCGCGCAGGACCCGGCGGCGCTGGAGGCACTGCTGCTGCCGCTGGCCGCCGGCCTGGCCGATTTCCCGCCGCTGTGCCTGGACCATGCTGCGGCGCTGCGCTTTCGCATGGGCCAGCGCCTGCGCGGGGCCGACTGGGCGCGGGGTGCGGTCGCGGTGTTCGGCGCCGACGGCGTGCCGCTGGGCCTGGGCCAGGTCGACGACAGCGGACTGTTGGCGCCGCAGCGCATGTTCAATCTCTGATCCGGGCTGCATCGCACGCACCGGCACTTCCCGCACGGGCCGCCCAGGTGTCGGGCTGAACCGTGACGCCGTGTTAACGCCTTGTTCGCCATGCCTGGGACCGGTACAATTCCGCGGCCTTTCCGGCATCCCCGCGCTTCGGCGCACTCTTCGCAATCGGCGATCCAGGCGGTGCGTCATCCGCACGTTCCTGCCGGCTCCGCATCCCAGAGAAACCTCATGCCCATCGACACCCAGAAAATCATCGAAGAAAACAAGCGCGCCGCCGCCGACACCGGCTCCCCGGAAGTGCAGGTCGCGCTGCTGACCGCCCGCATCAAACTGCTGACCGGCCACTTCGGCACCCACAAGAAGGATCACCACAGCCGCCGCGGCCTGCTGCAGATGGTCAACCGCCGCCGCCGCCTGCTCGACTACCTGAAGAAGGAGGATGGCGAGCGCTACAAGGCGCTGATCGAGAAGCACGGCCTGCGTCGCTGAGTCAACGCACCCCACCGCGGCGCAGTGATGCGCCGCGGTTTTGTTTTGGGTAATACCCTGGCCCGGGGAACGCTCCGCGCCGCCGGCCGGATCCTCCCGGCCACCCGCCAGCGGCATGGGCCGTCAGCGGTCCATTCGAAGACAGCATCATCCAAGGAAACCCCGTGGCAAAAATCACCAAAACCTTCCAGTACGGCAAGCACACCGTCACCCTCGAAACCGGCGAGATCGCCCGCCAGGCCGGCGGCGCCGTCATCGTCAAGATGGACGACACCGTACTGCTGGTCACCGCCGTCGCCGCCAGGAGCGCGCGCGAAGGCCAGGACTTCTTCCCGCTGACGGTCGATTACCAGGAGAAGTTCTACGCCGGCGGCCGCATCCCCGGCGGCTTCTTCAAGCGCGAGGGCCGTGCGACCGAGAAGGAGACGCTGATTTCGCGTCTGATCGACCGTCCGATCCGTCCGCTGTTCCCGGAGGACTACAAGAACGAAGTGCAGATCATCGCCACGGTGATGTCGATGAACCCGGACATCGACGGCGACATCGCCGCGCTGATCGGCGCCTCGGCCGCGCTGTCGCTGGCCGGCACCCCGTTCAACGGCCCGATCGGCGCCGCCAAGGTCGGCTACAAGAACGGCGAATACCTCCTCAACCCGACCGTGTCGGAGCTGAAGGACTCGCAGCTGGAGCTGGTCGTGGCCGGTACCGCCAACGCGGTGCTGATGGTCGAGTCCGAAGCGGCGCTGCTGTCGGAAGAAGTGATGCTGGGCGCGGTCACCTTCGGCCATCGCGAGATGCAGAAGGTCATCAACATCATCAACGAGCTGACCGTCGAAGCCGGCACCAAGCCGTCGGACTGGGTCGCCCCGGCGAAGAACGACGGCATGATCGCGGCGCTGAAGGAAGCGGTCGGCGAGCAGCTGGCGTCGGCCTTCCAGGTGCGCGACAAGCTTCAGCGCCGCGATGCGATCTCGGCGATCAAGAAGGACGTGCTGGCGCAGCTGGCGCCGCGCGCCACGGTCGAAGGCTGGGTCGCCGCCGACCTGTCCAAGGAGTTCGGCGAGCTGGAGTACCAGACCATGCGCGGCTCGGTGCTGAGCACCAAGGTGCGCATCGACGGCCGTGCGCTGGACACGGTGCGCCCGATCAGCGTCAAGGCCGGCGTGCTGCCGCGCACCCACGGCTCGGCGCTGTTCACCCGCGGCGAGACCCAGGCGATCGTGGTCACCACGCTGGGCACCGCCCGCGACGGCCAGGTGATCGACGCGGTCAGCGGCGAGTACAAGGAAAACTTCCTGTTCCACTACAACTTCCCCCCCTACTCGGTGGGCGAGTGCGGCCGCTTCGGCGCGCCGAAGCGTCGCGAGATCGGCCACGGCCGCCTCGCCAAGCGCGGCGTGCTGGCGGTGATGCCGAGCATGGAAGAGTTCCCGTACACGATCCGCGTGGTCTCGGAAATCACCGAATCCAACGGTTCCTCGTCGATGGCCTCGGTGTGCGGCAGCTCGCTGGCGCTGATGGACGCCGGCGTGCCGGTGAAGGCGCCGGTCGCGGGCATCGCGATGGGCCTGGTCAAGGAAGGCGACGACTTCGTAGTGCTGTCGGACATTCTGGGCGACGAAGACCACCTCGGCGACATGGACTTCAAGGTCGCCGGTACCGCCGAAGGCGTGTCCGCGCTGCAGATGGACATCAAGATCGAAGGCATCACCGAGGAGATCATGAAGCAGGCCCTGGCGCAGGCCAAGGCCGGCCGCCTGCACATCCTCGGCGAGATGGCCAGCGCGCTGACCACGCCGCGGTCGGAGTTGAGCGACTACGCGCCGCGCCTGCTGACGATCAAGATCCACCCGGACAAGATCCGCGAAGTGATCGGCAAGGGCGGCTCGACCATCCAGGCGATCACCAAGGAGACCGGCACCCAGATCGACATCCAGGACGACGGCACCATCGTCATCGCCTCGGTCAACGCGATCGCCGCGCAGGCCGCCAAGGCGCGCATCGAGCAGATTACCTCGGACGTGGAACCGGGCCGCATCTACGAAGGC encodes:
- the pnp gene encoding polyribonucleotide nucleotidyltransferase — encoded protein: MAKITKTFQYGKHTVTLETGEIARQAGGAVIVKMDDTVLLVTAVAARSAREGQDFFPLTVDYQEKFYAGGRIPGGFFKREGRATEKETLISRLIDRPIRPLFPEDYKNEVQIIATVMSMNPDIDGDIAALIGASAALSLAGTPFNGPIGAAKVGYKNGEYLLNPTVSELKDSQLELVVAGTANAVLMVESEAALLSEEVMLGAVTFGHREMQKVINIINELTVEAGTKPSDWVAPAKNDGMIAALKEAVGEQLASAFQVRDKLQRRDAISAIKKDVLAQLAPRATVEGWVAADLSKEFGELEYQTMRGSVLSTKVRIDGRALDTVRPISVKAGVLPRTHGSALFTRGETQAIVVTTLGTARDGQVIDAVSGEYKENFLFHYNFPPYSVGECGRFGAPKRREIGHGRLAKRGVLAVMPSMEEFPYTIRVVSEITESNGSSSMASVCGSSLALMDAGVPVKAPVAGIAMGLVKEGDDFVVLSDILGDEDHLGDMDFKVAGTAEGVSALQMDIKIEGITEEIMKQALAQAKAGRLHILGEMASALTTPRSELSDYAPRLLTIKIHPDKIREVIGKGGSTIQAITKETGTQIDIQDDGTIVIASVNAIAAQAAKARIEQITSDVEPGRIYEGKVAKIMDFGAFVTILPGKDGLVHVSQISSDRVEKVSDVLKEGDLVKVKVLEVDKQGRIRLSMKAVEEGEGMTAE
- the rbfA gene encoding 30S ribosome-binding factor RbfA; protein product: MATKSFHRTDRVSAQIRRDLGTIVHSAVRNHGLPSVSVSDVEVTRDLAHAKVFVTALLPERSAEAVKGLKELAPQLRSELARAMKLRHVPELHFHYDDSVDRGERIDNLLRDMPELQETADDDGDSEPAASKG
- the truB gene encoding tRNA pseudouridine(55) synthase TruB; amino-acid sequence: MPVFGPRLPRISFRRLDGIVLLDKPAGMSSNAALQAARRLFRAEKGGHTGSLDPLATGLLPLCFGEATKLAGLLLGSAKAYEAEIVLGVSTDSDDADGAVLRTRPLPPIDAAALQAALAPLRGRIRQRAPIYSALKQGGEPLYAKARRGEAIAAPEREVEVHAIDVLAHAGERLRLHVACGSGTYVRSLARDLGEALGCGAHIAGLRRLWVEPFREPQMATLEQLQQLAAQDPAALEALLLPLAAGLADFPPLCLDHAAALRFRMGQRLRGADWARGAVAVFGADGVPLGLGQVDDSGLLAPQRMFNL
- the rpsO gene encoding 30S ribosomal protein S15; this translates as MPIDTQKIIEENKRAAADTGSPEVQVALLTARIKLLTGHFGTHKKDHHSRRGLLQMVNRRRRLLDYLKKEDGERYKALIEKHGLRR
- the infB gene encoding translation initiation factor IF-2, translating into MSQQTTIRKLAELVNTPVDKLLVQLAEAGMKFSGPDQVVTSTEKMKLLGFLRRTHGKTDKPVEEEAQAAPKKITLNRRKLQEVTVSAGRSKTTVNVEVRQKRTYLKTAEDLAAERAGTASGGRVDDERAEILRKLEQSKQRNLAEQQKLAEQDRARAEEIERKRKSEQDARDRVEAERKAVQVAAEAESAPPATAGASQHAGAAAPRLPRPATAPHHPPKPAAPRSDDRNAGNKHKTRGSHVMVAGVEDDDSTSRFAGQLHLSAADRARRSNVRGKPRGGASGGRRQAEPARSGGGAHGFERPTAPVVRDVAIGDTITVADLAQKLALKGGDVVKALFKMGVMATITQSIDHDTAALITEELGHKPVRAGSADAEDALLAHTEDTQGEKRPRPPVVTIMGHVDHGKTSLLDYIRRTKVASGEAGGITQHIGAYHVETDRGVISFLDTPGHAAFTSMRARGAKLTDIVVLVVAADDGVMPQTIEAVKHAKAAGVPLIVAVNKIDKSGADPLRVKNELLSQDVVAEEFGGDTQFVEVSAKTGAGIDTLLDAISLQAEVLELKAVFEGRASGVVIESSLDKGRGPVATVLVQQGSLKRGDYLVCGVQYGRVRALFDETGGQPAEAGPSIPVQVLGLSGVPDAGDDFVVVDDERLAKDVAQQREAKRRESRLVSSAGSRMEDIMSQLGKGEGQLSLNLVIKADVQGSVEALKQSLVALSNEQIRINVIHSGVGGITESDANSALASKATVIGFNVRADASARRIIETNGVDLRYFSIIYDVIDQVKQVASGLLGVEIREEIIGTAEVRDVFRSSKFGAVAGCMVVEGIVKRNKPIRVLRDNTVVFEGELESLRRFKENVDEVRNGTECGIGVKAYNDVKPGDQIECFERIEVQRTL